In Streptomyces alboniger, the following are encoded in one genomic region:
- the rplM gene encoding 50S ribosomal protein L13: MRTYSPKPGDVTRQWHVIDARDIVLGRLATTAATLLRGKHKPIYAPHVDTGDFVIIINAEKVHLSGNKKTQKMAYRHSGYPGGLRSVRYDELLEKSPEKAVEKAVKGMLPKNTLGRQMLSKLKVYAGDQHPHGAQQPVPFEITQVAQ; encoded by the coding sequence GTGCGTACGTACAGCCCCAAGCCCGGCGATGTGACCCGCCAGTGGCACGTCATCGACGCCCGGGACATCGTCCTCGGTCGTCTGGCGACCACCGCTGCCACCCTCCTGCGTGGCAAGCACAAGCCGATCTACGCCCCCCACGTTGACACCGGTGACTTCGTCATCATCATCAACGCGGAGAAGGTGCACCTCTCCGGCAACAAGAAGACCCAGAAGATGGCGTACCGCCACTCCGGTTACCCGGGTGGTCTGCGTTCCGTCCGTTACGACGAGCTGCTCGAGAAGAGCCCCGAGAAGGCCGTTGAGAAGGCCGTCAAGGGCATGCTCCCCAAGAACACCCTGGGCCGTCAGATGCTCTCGAAGCTGAAGGTCTACGCGGGCGACCAGCACCCGCACGGCGCTCAGCAGCCGGTCCCGTTCGAGATCACCCAGGTCGCGCAGTAG
- a CDS encoding holo-ACP synthase, which translates to MIIGVGIDVAEIERFGAALARTPGMAERLFVESELLLPSGERRGVASLAARFAAKEALAKALGAPGGLRWTDAEVYVEESGQPRVRVRGTVAERASVLGVRAWHVSLSHDAGVASAVVVAEG; encoded by the coding sequence GTGATTATTGGGGTCGGTATCGACGTCGCCGAGATCGAGCGGTTCGGGGCGGCGCTGGCCCGGACGCCGGGCATGGCGGAACGCCTGTTCGTCGAGAGCGAGTTGCTGCTGCCGAGCGGGGAGCGCCGGGGGGTGGCCTCGCTGGCGGCCCGTTTCGCGGCGAAGGAGGCGCTGGCGAAGGCGCTGGGGGCGCCCGGGGGGCTTCGGTGGACGGACGCCGAGGTGTACGTCGAGGAGAGCGGCCAGCCGCGGGTGCGGGTGCGGGGGACGGTCGCCGAGCGGGCTTCCGTGCTGGGGGTCCGGGCCTGGCACGTGTCGTTGAGCCATGACGCGGGGGTGGCTTCTGCGGTGGTGGTGGCGGAGGGGTAG
- the alr gene encoding alanine racemase — MNETAPFRVRAEIDLAALRANVRALRAHAPDAAFMAVVKADAYGHGMVPCAKAAVQAGAAWIGTATPEEALALRAAGLPGRIMCWLWTPGGPWREGVEAGLDMSVSAPWALEEVTAAAREAGRTARIQLKADTGLGRNGCMPADWPELVAASLRAEAEGLVRVTGLWSHFACADEPGHPSIAAQLTVFREMVAYAEGEGIRPEVRHIANSPATLTLPETHFDLVRPGIAMYGVSPSPEVGTPEDFGLRPVMTLTASLAHVKHAPGGHGVSYGHHYVTPGATTLGLVPAGYGDGIPRHASGTAPVLVDGKWRTVAGRVAMDQFVVDLGGDEPEVGAEAVLFGPGDRGEPTAEDWAQAAGTIAYEIVTRIGSRVPRVYVNERPGIGEM; from the coding sequence ATGAACGAGACAGCACCTTTCCGTGTCCGGGCCGAGATCGACCTCGCCGCCCTCCGCGCCAACGTGCGCGCGCTGCGTGCCCATGCGCCGGACGCCGCGTTCATGGCCGTGGTGAAGGCCGACGCCTACGGCCACGGAATGGTGCCCTGTGCCAAGGCCGCCGTCCAGGCCGGGGCCGCCTGGATCGGGACCGCGACACCCGAGGAGGCCCTGGCCCTGCGCGCCGCGGGACTGCCGGGGCGGATCATGTGCTGGCTGTGGACGCCGGGCGGCCCCTGGCGCGAGGGCGTCGAGGCCGGTCTCGACATGTCGGTGAGCGCGCCGTGGGCGCTGGAAGAGGTGACGGCCGCCGCCCGGGAGGCGGGGCGCACCGCCCGTATCCAGCTCAAGGCCGACACCGGCCTCGGGCGCAACGGCTGCATGCCGGCCGACTGGCCCGAGCTGGTCGCCGCGTCCCTGCGCGCCGAGGCCGAGGGGCTCGTCCGGGTCACCGGACTCTGGTCGCACTTCGCGTGCGCCGACGAGCCGGGGCACCCGTCGATCGCCGCCCAGCTCACGGTCTTCCGCGAGATGGTGGCGTACGCCGAGGGCGAGGGGATACGGCCCGAGGTGCGGCACATCGCCAACTCCCCGGCGACCCTCACGCTCCCGGAGACCCACTTCGATCTCGTACGGCCGGGCATCGCGATGTACGGCGTCTCGCCGAGCCCCGAGGTGGGCACCCCCGAGGACTTCGGGCTGCGGCCCGTCATGACGCTGACCGCCTCGCTCGCCCATGTGAAGCACGCTCCGGGGGGCCACGGTGTGAGTTACGGGCATCACTACGTCACCCCGGGTGCAACCACGCTCGGCCTCGTCCCCGCCGGGTACGGCGACGGCATTCCGCGGCACGCCTCCGGCACGGCCCCGGTCCTCGTCGACGGCAAGTGGCGTACGGTCGCGGGCCGGGTGGCGATGGACCAGTTCGTGGTCGACCTCGGCGGCGACGAGCCCGAAGTGGGCGCCGAGGCGGTGCTGTTCGGGCCCGGCGACCGCGGCGAGCCGACCGCCGAGGACTGGGCGCAGGCCGCGGGCACCATCGCGTACGAGATCGTCACCCGCATCGGATCGCGTGTCCCGCGCGTCTACGTGAATGAGCGGCCCGGCATCGGAGAGATGTGA
- the glmM gene encoding phosphoglucosamine mutase, translating to MGRLFGTDGVRGVANADLTAELALGLSVAAAHVLAEAGTFEGHRPVAVVGRDPRASGEFLEAAVVAGLASAGVDVLRVGVLPTPAVAHLTGALGADLGVMLSASHNAMPDNGIKFFARGGHKLADELEDRIESVYEKHRTGAPWQRPTGSGVGRVKSYDQGLDQYIAHLLGVLPNRLDGLRIVLDEAHGAAARVSPEAFTRAGAEVITIGAQPDGLNINDGCGSTHLGLLKAAVVEHKADFGIAHDGDADRCLAVDHTGAEIDGDQILAVLALAMREHGTLRHDTVVATVMSNLGFKLAMEAQGLSLVQTAVGDRYVLESMKEHGFALGGEQSGHVIVLDHATTGDGTLTGLLLAARVAETGRTLADLAGVMERLPQVLINVPDVDKSRVKTSAELSAAVTDAERELGSTGRVLLRPSGTEPLVRVMVEAADIEQARSVAGRLADVVKSALG from the coding sequence GTGGGACGACTCTTCGGCACGGACGGCGTGCGTGGTGTCGCCAACGCGGATCTGACGGCCGAGCTGGCGCTCGGACTCTCCGTGGCGGCGGCGCACGTACTGGCCGAGGCGGGCACCTTTGAAGGCCATCGCCCGGTGGCGGTGGTCGGGCGTGACCCGCGCGCGTCCGGGGAGTTTCTGGAGGCCGCGGTGGTCGCGGGCCTCGCGAGCGCGGGCGTGGACGTCCTGCGCGTCGGTGTGCTGCCCACCCCCGCGGTGGCGCATCTCACCGGGGCGCTGGGCGCCGACCTCGGCGTGATGCTCTCCGCCAGCCACAACGCCATGCCCGACAACGGCATCAAGTTCTTCGCCCGCGGCGGCCACAAGCTCGCCGACGAGCTGGAGGACCGCATCGAGTCGGTCTACGAGAAGCACCGCACCGGCGCTCCCTGGCAGCGGCCCACCGGCTCGGGCGTCGGCCGCGTCAAGTCGTACGACCAGGGGCTCGACCAGTACATCGCGCACCTGCTCGGTGTGCTCCCCAACCGCCTCGACGGGCTGAGGATCGTCCTGGACGAGGCGCACGGCGCCGCCGCCCGCGTCTCGCCCGAGGCGTTCACGCGCGCCGGCGCCGAGGTCATCACCATCGGGGCGCAGCCCGACGGCCTGAACATCAACGACGGCTGCGGCTCCACGCACCTGGGGCTGCTCAAGGCCGCCGTCGTGGAGCACAAGGCGGACTTCGGGATCGCGCACGACGGGGACGCCGACCGCTGCCTCGCCGTGGACCACACCGGCGCGGAGATCGACGGCGACCAGATCCTCGCCGTGCTCGCCCTCGCCATGCGGGAGCACGGCACGCTGCGTCACGACACCGTTGTCGCCACCGTCATGTCGAACCTCGGCTTCAAGCTCGCCATGGAGGCCCAGGGCCTCTCCCTGGTGCAGACCGCCGTCGGCGACCGGTACGTCCTGGAGTCGATGAAGGAGCACGGCTTCGCCCTCGGCGGCGAGCAGTCCGGGCACGTGATCGTCCTCGACCACGCGACGACCGGTGACGGCACGCTGACCGGGCTGCTGCTCGCGGCCCGCGTCGCCGAGACCGGGCGGACGCTCGCGGATCTCGCGGGCGTCATGGAGCGGCTGCCGCAGGTCCTCATCAACGTCCCCGACGTCGACAAGTCGCGCGTGAAGACCTCCGCCGAACTCTCCGCGGCCGTCACCGACGCCGAGCGTGAGCTGGGCTCCACCGGGCGGGTGCTGCTGCGGCCCTCGGGGACCGAGCCGCTGGTGCGGGTCATGGTCGAGGCCGCCGACATCGAGCAGGCGCGGTCCGTAGCCGGGCGGCTCGCCGATGTCGTCAAGTCGGCGCTGGGTTAG
- a CDS encoding DUF389 domain-containing protein yields MLHLRLISPADKTDDVLRLIEGTTGTTHLAVVPGAARDPAGDVIMCDVAREAGDELIAGLRDLDLDKCGSIAVENIDLSLSERADEAEHEAPGEGSDAVLWEHLTDATHEESTLSITYVAFITLATMIAACGVVLDNAILIVGAMAVGPEFGPLAGFCTALVRRAPRLALRSLIALLVGFLAAMVVTTGFSYFMDATDLFSHEALKAERPNTNFIYRPDWFSFVVAVLAGAAGTLSLTSAKSGALVGVAISVTTVPAAANAAVAFSYNEYKQAWGSTEQLLLNLLGIVLAGTLTLLAQKALWATQRERTAKSRRRAQDSVTGS; encoded by the coding sequence ATGCTGCACTTGCGCCTGATCTCCCCCGCGGACAAGACCGACGACGTACTGCGCCTGATCGAGGGGACGACCGGCACCACGCACCTGGCCGTCGTCCCCGGCGCCGCCCGCGACCCCGCGGGCGACGTCATCATGTGCGACGTCGCACGGGAGGCGGGCGACGAGCTGATCGCCGGCCTGCGCGACCTCGACCTGGACAAGTGCGGCTCGATCGCGGTCGAGAACATCGACCTCTCCCTCTCCGAGCGTGCCGACGAGGCGGAACACGAGGCGCCGGGAGAGGGCTCGGACGCGGTCCTCTGGGAACATCTGACCGACGCTACCCACGAGGAGTCGACGCTCTCGATCACGTACGTCGCGTTCATCACGCTCGCCACGATGATCGCGGCCTGCGGTGTCGTGCTCGACAACGCGATCCTGATCGTGGGCGCGATGGCCGTCGGACCGGAGTTCGGCCCCCTCGCCGGCTTCTGCACGGCCCTGGTGCGGCGCGCGCCCCGGCTGGCCCTGCGGTCACTGATCGCGCTGCTGGTGGGCTTCCTCGCGGCGATGGTGGTGACGACCGGGTTCAGCTACTTCATGGACGCCACCGACCTGTTCAGCCACGAGGCCCTCAAGGCGGAGCGGCCGAACACGAACTTCATCTACCGCCCGGACTGGTTCTCGTTCGTGGTGGCGGTCCTCGCGGGCGCGGCGGGCACGCTCTCGCTCACCTCGGCGAAGTCGGGGGCGCTGGTCGGCGTGGCGATCTCCGTGACGACGGTCCCGGCGGCGGCGAACGCGGCGGTCGCCTTCAGCTACAACGAGTACAAGCAAGCGTGGGGCTCCACCGAGCAGCTCCTGCTGAACCTCCTCGGCATCGTCCTCGCCGGCACGCTCACACTGCTGGCCCAGAAGGCTCTCTGGGCCACGCAGCGCGAACGTACCGCCAAGTCCCGGCGGCGCGCTCAGGACTCGGTGACGGGCTCCTAA
- the rpsI gene encoding 30S ribosomal protein S9: MAETTVEQPVEETEVVDVEQYTTESEAPLEGEYTSESNAARFGDPQPAAGLGRRKNAIARVRIVPGTGKWKVNGRTLEDYFPNKVHQQEVNEPFKVLELDGRYDVIARIAGGGVSGQAGALRLGVARALNEADVENNRGALKKAGYLKRDDRAVERKKAGLKKARKAPQYSKR, translated from the coding sequence GTGGCCGAGACCACCGTTGAGCAGCCGGTCGAAGAGACCGAGGTTGTTGACGTCGAGCAGTACACCACCGAGTCCGAGGCTCCCCTTGAGGGCGAGTACACCTCGGAGTCGAACGCGGCGCGCTTCGGCGACCCCCAGCCGGCCGCCGGCCTGGGCCGTCGCAAGAACGCCATCGCCCGCGTCCGGATCGTTCCGGGCACCGGCAAGTGGAAGGTCAACGGGCGGACGCTCGAGGACTACTTCCCGAACAAGGTCCACCAGCAGGAAGTCAACGAGCCCTTCAAGGTGCTCGAGCTCGACGGCCGCTACGACGTCATCGCCCGCATCGCGGGTGGCGGTGTCTCCGGTCAGGCCGGTGCGCTCCGTCTCGGTGTCGCCCGCGCGCTGAACGAGGCCGACGTCGAGAACAACCGTGGCGCCCTCAAGAAGGCCGGTTACCTGAAGCGTGACGACCGTGCGGTCGAGCGCAAGAAGGCCGGTCTCAAGAAGGCCCGCAAGGCCCCGCAGTACAGCAAGCGCTAA
- a CDS encoding NAD(P)H-hydrate dehydratase encodes MRNAYGVESVRAAEREVMARGPEGALMRRAAAGLAAECAQLLGKVYGARIALLVGSGDNGGDALYAGAKLAGRGAGVTAVLLAPERTHAGGLAALRAAGGTVVDGSEDRAEGVVARARLVVDGIVGIGGRGGLRERAARLVAAVAGDALVVAVDVPSGVDADTGEVHGEAVRADVTVTFGAYKPGLLIDPGREYAGAVRLVDIGLELASGERVLEALQYADVAGLLPRPSGESDKYRRGVVGVVAGSARYPGAAVLCVAGALRGGAGAVRYVGPAADAVIARFPETLVSAGPPSKAGRVQAWVVGPGLGDDGERLRDVVAADVPVLIDADGLRLAGEREVRARRAPTLLTPHAGEAAALLGVSREEVESARLSAVRELAGRYGATVLLKGSTTLVASGEGPVRVNPTGTPWLATAGSGDVLSGLAGSLLAAGLDARDAGAVGAYLHGLAARHASSGGPVAAQDVADAIPAAWRDVRRTD; translated from the coding sequence ATGCGTAATGCGTATGGCGTGGAGAGTGTCCGGGCTGCTGAGCGCGAGGTCATGGCGCGGGGGCCCGAAGGGGCGCTGATGCGGAGGGCCGCGGCCGGGCTCGCCGCCGAGTGCGCGCAGCTGCTGGGCAAGGTGTACGGGGCCCGGATCGCGCTGCTGGTGGGCAGCGGGGACAACGGCGGCGACGCCCTGTACGCGGGGGCCAAACTGGCCGGACGCGGCGCGGGAGTCACCGCCGTGCTGCTCGCTCCGGAGCGGACCCACGCCGGTGGCCTCGCCGCGCTGCGGGCCGCCGGGGGCACGGTGGTCGACGGGAGTGAGGACAGGGCCGAGGGCGTCGTCGCGCGGGCCCGGCTCGTCGTGGACGGGATCGTCGGCATCGGGGGCCGCGGCGGACTTCGGGAGCGTGCCGCGCGCCTCGTCGCCGCCGTCGCGGGGGACGCCCTCGTCGTTGCCGTCGACGTGCCGAGCGGCGTCGACGCCGACACGGGCGAGGTGCACGGAGAGGCGGTGCGCGCGGATGTGACGGTGACCTTCGGGGCGTACAAGCCGGGGCTGCTGATCGATCCGGGGCGCGAGTACGCCGGTGCGGTGCGCCTGGTGGACATCGGGCTCGAACTGGCCTCGGGCGAGCGGGTCCTGGAAGCCCTCCAGTACGCCGATGTGGCGGGGCTGCTGCCTCGGCCGAGCGGGGAGAGCGACAAGTACCGGCGCGGTGTCGTCGGGGTCGTCGCGGGGTCCGCGAGGTATCCGGGCGCCGCCGTGCTCTGCGTGGCCGGGGCGCTGCGCGGGGGCGCGGGTGCCGTGCGGTACGTGGGGCCCGCCGCGGACGCCGTCATCGCGCGGTTCCCGGAGACGCTGGTGTCCGCGGGGCCGCCGTCGAAGGCGGGGCGGGTACAGGCCTGGGTCGTGGGGCCCGGCCTCGGGGACGACGGGGAGCGGCTGCGGGACGTGGTCGCCGCCGATGTGCCCGTACTGATCGACGCGGACGGCCTGCGGCTCGCGGGGGAGCGGGAGGTGCGGGCGCGGCGCGCGCCGACGCTGCTCACGCCGCATGCCGGGGAGGCCGCCGCGCTCCTCGGGGTCTCCCGCGAGGAGGTGGAGTCGGCCCGGCTCTCCGCGGTGCGGGAACTGGCGGGGAGGTACGGCGCGACCGTGCTGCTGAAGGGGTCCACCACGCTGGTCGCCTCCGGGGAGGGGCCCGTACGCGTCAACCCCACCGGCACCCCGTGGCTCGCCACCGCGGGCAGCGGCGATGTCCTGTCGGGCCTCGCGGGTTCCCTCCTGGCGGCGGGCCTGGACGCGCGGGACGCGGGGGCGGTCGGCGCCTATTTGCACGGCCTCGCCGCGCGGCACGCGTCGAGTGGGGGGCCGGTGGCGGCCCAGGACGTGGCGGACGCGATTCCGGCCGCTTGGCGGGATGTGCGGCGGACGGACTGA
- the rplQ gene encoding 50S ribosomal protein L17 — MPKPTKGARLGGSAAHEKLLLANLAKQLFEYGRITTTEAKARRLRPYAERLVTKAKKGDLHNRRQVLSVITDKSIVHTLFTEIGPRYENRPGGYTRITKIGNRRGDNAPMAIIELVEALTVAQEATGEAEAATKRAVKEDSLKKDEAVEAKSDEAVEAPAEESKDA, encoded by the coding sequence ATGCCGAAGCCCACCAAGGGTGCCCGTCTGGGCGGCAGCGCCGCGCACGAGAAGCTTCTGCTGGCGAACCTCGCCAAGCAGCTCTTCGAGTACGGCCGCATCACCACCACCGAGGCGAAGGCCCGTCGCCTGCGCCCGTACGCGGAGCGTCTGGTCACCAAGGCGAAGAAGGGTGACCTTCACAACCGCCGCCAGGTGCTGTCCGTCATCACCGACAAGAGCATCGTGCACACGCTCTTCACGGAGATCGGCCCGCGCTACGAGAACCGCCCGGGTGGCTACACCCGTATCACCAAGATCGGTAACCGTCGTGGCGACAACGCGCCCATGGCGATCATCGAGCTGGTGGAGGCCCTGACCGTGGCCCAGGAGGCCACCGGTGAGGCCGAGGCCGCGACCAAGCGCGCGGTCAAGGAAGACTCCCTCAAGAAGGACGAGGCCGTCGAGGCCAAGTCCGACGAGGCTGTCGAGGCTCCGGCCGAGGAGTCGAAGGACGCGTAA
- a CDS encoding glycosyltransferase family 87 protein: MDTGKSAVNGWLLRPAGWHVRAVLGLVLLAGAVRVGLRSPDGGMDNAIVVRAAEAWIHGRSPYADRHFLYLPGAVLAAVPQALLPTAVVRFLVPLGVSAGLVVGWACALRLYEVPWRSRFAAYGLLGLALGFTPFGHLVGLGNWTVASAAALPLALLLVSRGRWLAAGLVIGAAVAVKPLLAPVVLLFVFAGRWRALGAAVAVPAVASLGAALVMPDPAGFFTRTLPFLLRGDDAFVRLYEASPAAVLARLGVPQAAATLFAGCAAAAGVWCAWRRWGRGDPGPSRVVECATMLMLSAFLVSRPSYDHYLLVVLPLLLAGALRAGAPARSPWFWVALVPQVPGFVWPWFEPVTRRAFKDAATLCLLAVTVGRACAAGALCGRCGVERAGRYPDECRPVRGV; this comes from the coding sequence ATGGATACCGGCAAATCGGCTGTTAATGGATGGTTGTTGCGGCCCGCCGGATGGCATGTCCGGGCCGTGCTCGGTCTGGTGCTGCTCGCCGGGGCCGTCCGTGTGGGGCTGCGGTCGCCGGACGGGGGCATGGACAACGCCATCGTGGTGCGCGCCGCCGAGGCCTGGATCCACGGGCGCTCGCCCTACGCCGACCGGCACTTCCTCTATCTGCCGGGGGCCGTGCTCGCCGCGGTGCCGCAGGCCCTGCTCCCGACCGCCGTCGTCCGCTTCCTGGTGCCCCTGGGCGTCAGCGCCGGTCTCGTCGTGGGCTGGGCGTGTGCGCTGCGGCTGTACGAGGTGCCCTGGCGCAGCCGGTTCGCGGCGTACGGCCTGCTCGGGCTCGCCCTCGGCTTCACGCCCTTCGGGCACCTCGTCGGGCTCGGCAACTGGACGGTGGCGTCCGCGGCCGCGCTGCCGCTCGCGCTGCTGCTCGTCTCCCGCGGGCGGTGGCTCGCGGCCGGGCTCGTCATCGGCGCCGCCGTCGCCGTGAAGCCGCTGCTCGCGCCCGTGGTGCTCCTCTTCGTCTTCGCCGGGCGGTGGCGGGCGCTCGGGGCGGCGGTCGCCGTGCCCGCGGTGGCCTCGCTGGGGGCCGCGCTCGTGATGCCGGACCCCGCCGGGTTCTTCACGCGGACGCTGCCGTTCCTGCTGCGGGGCGACGACGCCTTCGTACGCCTCTACGAGGCATCGCCCGCCGCGGTGCTCGCGCGGCTCGGGGTGCCGCAGGCCGCGGCCACGCTGTTCGCGGGGTGTGCGGCGGCGGCCGGGGTGTGGTGCGCCTGGCGGCGGTGGGGGAGGGGCGACCCGGGGCCTTCGAGGGTGGTGGAGTGCGCCACGATGCTGATGCTTTCGGCCTTTCTCGTCTCCCGGCCCTCCTACGACCACTATCTGCTGGTCGTCCTGCCGCTGCTGCTCGCGGGCGCGCTGCGGGCGGGGGCGCCGGCGCGCAGTCCGTGGTTCTGGGTGGCGCTGGTGCCGCAGGTGCCGGGGTTCGTCTGGCCGTGGTTCGAGCCGGTGACGCGGCGGGCCTTCAAGGACGCGGCGACGCTGTGTCTGCTGGCGGTCACGGTCGGGCGGGCATGTGCGGCGGGGGCGCTGTGCGGTCGGTGCGGGGTGGAGCGCGCGGGCCGTTACCCTGATGAGTGCAGACCTGTCCGTGGTGTGTGA
- the coaA gene encoding type I pantothenate kinase, with the protein MISSVSAPAKAPRSAHRHRPEATPYVDLTRNEWSALREKTPLPLTAEEVEKLRGLGDVIDLDEVRDIYLPLSRLLNLYVGATDGLRGALNTFLGEKGSQSGTPFVIGVAGSVAVGKSTVARLLQALLSRWPEHPRVELVTTDGFLLPTKELEARGLMSRKGFPESYDRRALTRFVADIKAGKAEVTAPVYSHLIYDIVPGKRLTVRRPDILIVEGLNVLQPALPGKDGRTRVGLADYFDFSVYVDARAEDIERWYLNRFKKLRGTAFQNPSSYFRKYTQVSEEEALDYARTTWRTVNKVNLLENVAPTRGRATLVVRKGPDHKVQRLSLRKL; encoded by the coding sequence GTGATCTCTTCGGTCTCCGCGCCTGCGAAGGCGCCGCGGAGCGCCCACCGGCACCGGCCGGAGGCGACTCCCTACGTCGACCTGACCCGTAACGAGTGGAGCGCTCTCCGGGAGAAGACGCCTCTGCCCCTGACGGCGGAGGAGGTGGAGAAGCTGCGCGGCCTCGGTGACGTCATCGACCTGGACGAGGTCCGCGACATCTACCTCCCGCTCTCCCGCCTCCTGAACCTCTACGTAGGCGCGACGGACGGCCTGCGCGGAGCCCTCAACACGTTCCTGGGCGAGAAGGGATCCCAGTCCGGAACCCCCTTCGTCATAGGGGTCGCCGGCTCCGTGGCCGTCGGCAAGTCGACCGTCGCCCGCCTCCTCCAGGCCCTCCTCTCCCGCTGGCCGGAACACCCCCGCGTGGAACTGGTGACGACCGACGGCTTCCTGCTGCCCACGAAGGAGCTGGAGGCCCGCGGCCTGATGTCCCGCAAGGGCTTCCCCGAGTCGTACGACCGCCGCGCCCTCACCCGCTTCGTGGCGGACATCAAGGCGGGCAAGGCCGAGGTCACCGCCCCCGTCTACTCCCACCTGATCTACGACATCGTCCCGGGCAAACGCCTCACGGTCCGCCGCCCCGACATCCTCATCGTCGAGGGCCTGAACGTCCTCCAGCCCGCGCTCCCCGGCAAGGACGGCCGCACCCGCGTGGGCCTCGCGGACTACTTCGACTTCAGCGTGTACGTCGACGCCCGCGCGGAGGACATCGAGCGCTGGTACCTGAACCGCTTCAAGAAGCTGCGCGGTACGGCCTTCCAGAACCCGTCCTCGTACTTCCGCAAGTACACGCAGGTGTCGGAGGAGGAGGCCCTCGACTACGCCCGCACCACCTGGCGCACCGTCAACAAGGTCAACCTCCTGGAGAACGTGGCTCCCACCCGGGGCCGCGCCACCCTGGTCGTCCGCAAGGGCCCCGACCACAAGGTCCAGCGCCTGAGCCTGCGCAAACTCTGA
- the truA gene encoding tRNA pseudouridine(38-40) synthase TruA produces the protein MSDEAAPGFVRVRLDLSYDGRDFSGWAKQRDGQRTVQGEIEAALRTVTRSQETYELTVAGRTDSGVHARGQVAHVDLPESVWEEHREKLLRRLAGRLSHDVRVWKVAEAPAGFNARFSAVWRRYAYRVTDHPGGVDPLLRGHVLWHDWELDLDAMNAAAERLIGEHDFAAYCKRREGATTIRTLQELRWERRADGILEATVRADAFCHNMVRSLVGAMLFVGDGHRPVEWPGKVLEAGVRDSAVHVVRPHGLTLEEVGYPADELLAARSKEARNKRTLPGAGCC, from the coding sequence GTGAGTGATGAGGCGGCGCCCGGGTTCGTGCGGGTGCGACTGGATCTGTCGTACGACGGCAGGGACTTCTCCGGCTGGGCCAAGCAGCGGGACGGGCAGCGGACCGTCCAGGGGGAGATCGAGGCCGCGCTGCGGACCGTGACGCGGTCGCAGGAGACGTACGAGCTGACCGTCGCGGGGCGGACCGACAGCGGGGTCCACGCGCGGGGGCAGGTCGCGCACGTCGACCTGCCCGAGAGCGTGTGGGAGGAGCACCGCGAGAAGCTGCTGCGGCGGCTCGCCGGGCGGCTGTCGCACGACGTGCGGGTGTGGAAGGTCGCCGAGGCGCCCGCCGGCTTCAACGCGCGGTTCTCCGCGGTGTGGCGGCGGTACGCGTACCGCGTGACCGACCACCCCGGTGGCGTCGATCCACTGCTGCGCGGTCATGTGCTGTGGCACGACTGGGAGTTGGACCTCGACGCCATGAACGCCGCCGCCGAGCGGCTGATCGGCGAGCACGACTTCGCCGCCTACTGCAAGCGGCGTGAGGGGGCCACCACCATTCGTACGCTCCAGGAGCTGCGGTGGGAGCGGCGGGCCGACGGGATCCTGGAGGCCACCGTGCGGGCCGACGCCTTCTGCCACAACATGGTGCGGTCCCTGGTCGGCGCCATGCTGTTCGTGGGCGACGGGCACCGGCCCGTGGAGTGGCCGGGGAAGGTCCTCGAAGCGGGCGTGCGGGACTCCGCCGTGCACGTCGTGCGGCCGCACGGACTCACGCTGGAGGAGGTCGGCTACCCCGCCGACGAGCTGCTGGCCGCGCGCAGCAAGGAAGCGCGCAACAAGCGGACGCTGCCCGGCGCCGGATGCTGCTGA